The Alkalihalophilus pseudofirmus nucleotide sequence TACAGGATTAAAAGCAACTGATTCCTATTCATTACAAGTATCGGATGTTTCTGCTAACCATTTTGCCTATGATGCTCTTCGTGCTCTTGAGCAAAAGAAAATTATGCAAGGCTATGAAAAGAAAATGCGCCCCAATGACCCTATTACGAGAGCAGAGGTAAGTGTTCTTCTAAGCAAGAGCTTTAACTATGCTGAGCCGGCCCGCTTCCACCATTTTACAGATGTAAACCGCAGTGCTTGGTCGTATGAATATATCAACAAGCTTGCAGAAAACGGGATCACCTCACAGCAAGGGGCAAACTTCATGCCTAATAAGCAGACGACTCGCGCAGAATTTTCTATGTTTGTCGCCCGTTCCCTTAACGATCGTTTTAAATAAAACAAAGAAATCCCTCAAGCCAATAAGCTTGAGGGATTTTTCTCTTACTTTTTATCAATATTGATATAGTACGGATGCAGGCTTGTGTCACCGTTTGTATCCTGCACGACAATGCTGTACGTACCTTTTGCTAAGTTAGCTCGTACAAATTCACGATCACCTTTACCGTAATGATCTGCGCTTGCTAGAGTTTGTCCGGCAGCATCAATAATTTTTATCATCCCATCTAAATCAGAAGGAATGTCTAATGTTGCTGTATAATAACCTGGCTCATTCACAGTGAATGAGTGCGTTTGGTGTACCCTTCCGCTGTGATGTTCTACCGGCAGGAAGCCCGTAGTTCTCCAGCTGTTCACTCCAACAGCACGGAATGCTTGCGGTTGTGCACGTGTGTGATCAATTTCTGAGACTTGCAGACGATAAGGCGTCAAGAGCGTATCTTCTCCAGAGAAGAAAGAATCATTGGCTACCGCAATAAAGTAACCGGCTCCCGATTTAACACGGAACGAACCTCGCAGTTCAGCCTCATCAATATACATTGGCATAAACGGCATGATACGCTGCTCTTCATTCCCAGTGATCTCACCATCACCATTTGTATCTTCAATAACTAACATCAACGGCAGGATATCTTCAAAAAGATTTTCCGGTAAACCGCTCTTAATTGCCTGTGAAGCTGGGAGGTTTTCAAAATGGAAACCAGCAACGCCATCTTCTTTAGCTTTGTAATAGAATACATCTTGACGACCTGTCATAGAAAGATTGGCATTGATTGCGTAGTTTGGCAGCTTTGCAGCATTAGTCAAGTCATCATTTTTCCAGTAAGCATCTTCAATATTTTCACGAAGCATAGATAGTGAAAGCTCGTATGCTTCAAGCGATGGCTGACCGTAGCCTACGTTATTCCCCATTGCCACCAAATACGTTTCACCCTCCTCGAGTCCTAGGTGGAGCACAGGTTCCCCGTCTAATTCTTCACCCGTAAAAAGGTTATAGCCGCCTGACTGAGTAAGGTACGTCAAATACGTTTCGCCTTCTTCTGTTTCATTCAGCTTAAATACTTCTAATAACGGTTTTAATGACTTCGCCTTGTTCCAATTCAATTGGTATAAGCCATTTGCCTCAGGCGTAATCTTAAAGAAATCAAAGTCACCGTACCTTTGGAAATAACCGTCTAGATTGTTGTTTAGGTCAAGCTCTCTTGCTGTATCAACAATGCTCTCGAGCTCTTCTTCTTCAAGGTACAGATTAAATCCTAATTGGAAGTAATCAAGCACCTGCTTTTCAAAGCTTTGACGTGCTGACCTGTAATCCTCGAACTCTTCTTCTGTCCACTCTTCATCATATGGCGGCATATCATAATAATTCGGATAGCCGTCTTCATCTTCAGGGAGGACTTTTGCCCGGATATTCATTTGGTAAGGAAGATGAGAGGAATCTCCGTGCATTGGACCAAATTCAAACATATCAAAAAACATGAACATGAATGGATCTAAATCAAATGCTGAACGCGTTGTTACTTCTACGACATATTCCATACCAGGAATCGTCTCAAACGTAAGCTGTGTATCTACTCCAACACCATAGGATTGATCCTGATACATTGGGTATGGACCATATTCGTCATAATAAACATCTTCCATATCCATATATTCTTCTAACTCTTCACGCTCGCCGTAGAACATATCAAATTCTTCAGCAAAATAAACATTGATCGCCGTATCAATTCCAGGTACTCCAGGAATCGTGATTTCCACTACTTCACCCTCATCTGATGTGAAGCGGAAATAATCTTGATCTCCCTCAGGACCAGCTAAATAAAGCGGCCCTGCGACATCTTTTGCTGTAGCAAACGGGAAACGATTAATCTCAATTGGTGAAGCTACAGTAAGACCATCCTCTAAATATTCATCCGCACGCTCTACCTCAAGTGTAAACGTGTGCGTCGAGTCTTTACGGTAATGTTCATTTGTGTCATAAACAGCAGCAACAATTGTTCCATCCATCAGCGCCTCATGAAGAACTGCTTCTATTTCGCCTTCACGCACTTTATCGATTACAATTGGTGCCTCATCGCTTCCTTCATACGTCAGCTCAATCGCTAAATCATATAAAGCAGAACCTTCTAATTTAAACTGAAGCAGTTCGCCTTCGCGGACATCAATGCGGTACAGATACTTGTCAGCCATGTTTCTAAACGAACCTTCAGCTTTCGCTTTGCCATTTGTAAAAGATAACGTCGATGTTGACTCACCGCCAGCACTTGGCAGTTTTGAAACGTCAAATGATAAAGCTGCTTTTGGATTGACCATACCAAAACCAAACTCTGTATCATACCCTTTTGCGCCAAGATCTGTTGCTGTCTGCTGCAGGATATACATCACCTCATACGAAGTAAGGTCAGGATGCTTCGATTTCAACATGGCGGCAACCCCTGCAACAATCGGAGAAGCCATTGATGTACCTGACATCTCTTCAAATGTAGAGTGCTTATCCACATCAAACATCGGTGCGTACACTTGGTTTCCTGGTGCTACCACATCAAGAGCAGGGCCATAGCTTGAGAACCATGCAAGCTCATTTGCTTGATCAGTCGCCCCAACATTAATAACCCCAGCATACGCCCCGGGATAGCTTTTAATGGTAGAGCCATTATTTCCTGCAGCCGCTACTAATACAATTCCTGCTTCAACAGCAACATCAATCGCATCTTGGATAATGGATGACGGCATCGTCGAACCGATACTCATATTAATGACGTCAACATCTTTCTCAACTGCATGAAGAATCCCTTCGGCAATTGTGAAGTCTGTTGTAAAAAAGCTGCGGTTAAATACATCAATGGAATAAATGTCTGCGTCTGGATAAACTCCATAACCGCCTACTTCATTTCCTTTTTCACCCGCAATAATTCCGGCAACATGCGTGCCGTGTGAATCAATCTGCGGACGCTTCAATGGGTCAAGGACATTGTATTCACCAACTAGAGCATGTTTTAACTCAGGGTGATTACGATCTAAGCCGCTGTCAATTACCCCGACCGTTACCGCATGATCACCTGTCAGCTTAAGTGCTTCCTCGATCCCAAGCTCATTTAAATGATACATAGTTGAAGCTTTCGGATCGGTGACAGCCAGCTGTTGAAAAGGTACGCTCGCCTGCACGCTGATCACTGAATCAAGGGCTGCGTATTTCTTCGCCACTTGCTCAAGCTTCATTCCGCCACGGATCTTTACAACATCATATCCAAGCGTCGGAATACGCTTTTGAAGAGTCGCTCCCGCCTTTTGGTGATCGGCATTAGAAATCGCCTCCGAATACTTAATGACTAACGTATCCTCACTCGGTCTTAACTCTTCATTCTTTACTCGATTCGAGGAAACAAGTTCATCTGATTCTATTCCTAAATCACCTAGTAATTTCTCAAGTCTTTCTTGATTCGAGTCACCTGTCGTTACAGCCGCTGAGACTGGCTGTGCGATTAAGGAGCTCACTAATAAGACAATCATAAATAGTAGAAACGTTTTGTTGCTGCGTCTGAACATGTTTACCCTCCTACAGTGTACTAGTTTAAATAGTCTATCTACCCTAGTTTACAGGAAAATAGTAGAAATATATAGAATTATTTTCAAGTAGTAGAACAAAAAGAAAAGCTGTGTAGAAGATTGGTATAACCTTCTACACAGCTTTCGTTCTTAATATAAATAGTCTTCTTCAAAATCAAATGAAAAATCTTCTACATAATAGATTTTCCAGCTTGAACCGATTTTCTTCATGTAGAATGTCGGCTCATAATCCACTGTTTCTACCACATTACGTCTTTTATCTGGATCGTAGTATTCAAACGTCATCGTTGCCCCTGTTCCTTTAACTTGAGCAAAGCGGGTATGGTTGCTCTTCACAGTGAAAGTCAGCTGACCTGTAATATTCATATCAGCTAAATAACCATATTCATAGATTTCTGTCGCAAACGCTTTTTGGAATCCTGTATAGTACGTGTTGATATGGTTTGTAAGCTGTGCTTTAGTTGCATTATCTAAAGAAAACAAGCTTGTTTGGTACGAATTCGCAAGTGAAAGAAGAGTATTTGCACTTGTAAGATTTTTCGTTTCACGGTTTAATGCACGGTGCAGAAGCACTCCTGCCTCACCGCGTGTAGCAGCACGGCCCATACCGAAAGTTGTTTGACTTACACCGCTCACAAGTCCAATCGAGCTTGCTTTTTTGATATCTGCTGCAGCCCAGTGGCTAGCCGGAACATCTGTGAAGTTCTTTGCGGTACCGCCTGTAAAGCTGATAGTATCCGAGAAAGCACGTACAATCATAGATGCGATTTGTTCGCGAGTTACATTTTGGTTTGGACCAAATTTGCCCCCGCCAAGACCAGCAATAATTCCGTGATCACTAGCAATCGCAATCTCATTACGCAGGGCATGGTTCGCTGGTACATCTGTAAAAGGGTAGCTTGTGCTTGTACTTTTTCTAGTTAACTGCAGGGAACGAACGATAATCGCTGCAAACTCAGCACGCGTAATCGTACGATTTGGTCTAAATTCATAATCACCTTGGCTCGTTTTATAGCCGCCAAATATATCAGCGTTCACTAAATCATCTAGCTGTTCAGCACCCCAGTGATCCCACACATCAAATAAAAAGTAGCTGTCAAAATCACGAGTCTGTGCAGAGGCAGACATAGGCATGATCGCAGTCAATGCCAGTAATACAGCTAATAAAAGCATATATACTTTTTTCAATTTTTTCATCCTTCTTCCTTTTTGTATAATCATTTCTAACGTAGTTTACTCCCTTGAGGCAGACTTTGTATACAGGAGGAAAGATGTGGTTTTTTACTAAAATTCTACTGACTAGAGACACTTTACAAATTGGTGAAAAAACCTTAAACTATTTGATCAAAAAAAGCAGAACCCCTTACTGGGCCTCTGCTTCGAGCGACTGACGTACCTCTTCAATATGCTCTTCGAATGTTTCTTCTGTTACCCACTCGCCAAAATCAGCTTCTTCAACCTCTTCATCTTGAAGACGTGCTGCTATCACATCTCCAACTTCGGCATAAAAATGATGAGCATCATAAAAACGGTCCACATTCGTCGTCACTTCATTTATCGTCATAAAGTTATATACTCCGCCAAATACGTCGATGATCTCACCTATCCAATGCGTGTAATCTGGAAGCCGTTCTTGTTCATACAATAAACGAAGCAGCGGCTCTGTTACCGGTGTTACGTACACGATAAAGTCAGTATTCGGATTTTCATCGACCATTTGCTGCAATTGATTCTTGTATCCAGTATGGTATTGATAACTCGGAGCATAATGAATTCCTTTATATCGTCTTAAGTCACCTTCAACCAGCTCGTCCTTATCTTCTTGACTGATCTGCTGAAACTCAGCCGTGTGGTGCCTGTCATAACGCCTCACAAATTGTTCGGTATCCATTAATGATGACCATGCATTCTTGTAGGAATATTCAAATGTATCCATTGATAATAACGTCTTAAAGCGATGAAGCGGATCTTCCACCGTTTCAAAATACTCACTAGGAAATTCTGTCTGCTTCCTTGTTTCATTCGTTGTAAAGAAATCAAGCCCCAGCACGATCAGTTCTGGTTCATGCCCATGTTTTTTAGCAAAATGAATATACTCATTGAACTCTTCAATGGAAACGGCAGGAACCGAATAATTAAACATTTTCACGCCTTCAAACTGATACTGATCCACAACGGTAGAGCGGCTGCTTCCAAGCAGGAGGGCATTGTAATCTTGAGCAGTATAGGCAAGGTGAAGCGATTTTTGCTCCCTCTCATTTATACTGTCTTGCCTCTCATTAAATGGGTTGGCATGATCAAACGCCCATAATGGATCCACCATATAATTAAATCCTCCAACAAGCATCACCAGCACTACACATACTGCTGCAAGCTTTATGAGCCAAGCCTTATAGACACCCATCCATAACCACCACACTTAGAAATTGAAATATAAAAACTCACTCACTTCAGATAAGCTTAAAATACTGTAGATTAATGCCGCTGCACAAATGAACACATGATAAAAATTCGGCTTAA carries:
- a CDS encoding S-layer homology domain-containing protein — its product is MKKLKKVYMLLLAVLLALTAIMPMSASAQTRDFDSYFLFDVWDHWGAEQLDDLVNADIFGGYKTSQGDYEFRPNRTITRAEFAAIIVRSLQLTRKSTSTSYPFTDVPANHALRNEIAIASDHGIIAGLGGGKFGPNQNVTREQIASMIVRAFSDTISFTGGTAKNFTDVPASHWAAADIKKASSIGLVSGVSQTTFGMGRAATRGEAGVLLHRALNRETKNLTSANTLLSLANSYQTSLFSLDNATKAQLTNHINTYYTGFQKAFATEIYEYGYLADMNITGQLTFTVKSNHTRFAQVKGTGATMTFEYYDPDKRRNVVETVDYEPTFYMKKIGSSWKIYYVEDFSFDFEEDYLY
- a CDS encoding S-layer homology domain-containing protein produces the protein MKQKTMPAILATSFLAATLFTPAALAEHTVKLPAAENQAAILVDSFTDVPNDHFAYKAIHYLHNLGYISGKGNHQFAPQASITRAEAALMIVNVTGLKATDSYSLQVSDVSANHFAYDALRALEQKKIMQGYEKKMRPNDPITRAEVSVLLSKSFNYAEPARFHHFTDVNRSAWSYEYINKLAENGITSQQGANFMPNKQTTRAEFSMFVARSLNDRFK
- a CDS encoding S8 family peptidase; the encoded protein is MFRRSNKTFLLFMIVLLVSSLIAQPVSAAVTTGDSNQERLEKLLGDLGIESDELVSSNRVKNEELRPSEDTLVIKYSEAISNADHQKAGATLQKRIPTLGYDVVKIRGGMKLEQVAKKYAALDSVISVQASVPFQQLAVTDPKASTMYHLNELGIEEALKLTGDHAVTVGVIDSGLDRNHPELKHALVGEYNVLDPLKRPQIDSHGTHVAGIIAGEKGNEVGGYGVYPDADIYSIDVFNRSFFTTDFTIAEGILHAVEKDVDVINMSIGSTMPSSIIQDAIDVAVEAGIVLVAAAGNNGSTIKSYPGAYAGVINVGATDQANELAWFSSYGPALDVVAPGNQVYAPMFDVDKHSTFEEMSGTSMASPIVAGVAAMLKSKHPDLTSYEVMYILQQTATDLGAKGYDTEFGFGMVNPKAALSFDVSKLPSAGGESTSTLSFTNGKAKAEGSFRNMADKYLYRIDVREGELLQFKLEGSALYDLAIELTYEGSDEAPIVIDKVREGEIEAVLHEALMDGTIVAAVYDTNEHYRKDSTHTFTLEVERADEYLEDGLTVASPIEINRFPFATAKDVAGPLYLAGPEGDQDYFRFTSDEGEVVEITIPGVPGIDTAINVYFAEEFDMFYGEREELEEYMDMEDVYYDEYGPYPMYQDQSYGVGVDTQLTFETIPGMEYVVEVTTRSAFDLDPFMFMFFDMFEFGPMHGDSSHLPYQMNIRAKVLPEDEDGYPNYYDMPPYDEEWTEEEFEDYRSARQSFEKQVLDYFQLGFNLYLEEEELESIVDTARELDLNNNLDGYFQRYGDFDFFKITPEANGLYQLNWNKAKSLKPLLEVFKLNETEEGETYLTYLTQSGGYNLFTGEELDGEPVLHLGLEEGETYLVAMGNNVGYGQPSLEAYELSLSMLRENIEDAYWKNDDLTNAAKLPNYAINANLSMTGRQDVFYYKAKEDGVAGFHFENLPASQAIKSGLPENLFEDILPLMLVIEDTNGDGEITGNEEQRIMPFMPMYIDEAELRGSFRVKSGAGYFIAVANDSFFSGEDTLLTPYRLQVSEIDHTRAQPQAFRAVGVNSWRTTGFLPVEHHSGRVHQTHSFTVNEPGYYTATLDIPSDLDGMIKIIDAAGQTLASADHYGKGDREFVRANLAKGTYSIVVQDTNGDTSLHPYYINIDKK